In one window of Candidatus Methanoperedens sp. DNA:
- a CDS encoding carboxypeptidase regulatory-like domain-containing protein, with the protein MTRKKFILGSILLIAAFLILTEVVAYWPFLGAPFGVFGINNTDPTNHSVGELAKSEGFGSPVSAQSPSRLTEPESGQLTIYGYVYDNISGDKISNATISISLFINGGLGGSSRAIRNIKSDDFGFYSVTLDKLHNDPDQIDRFPYQDYHLTTTHKNFMSAVKYYGYDTFENKIDFYLEPAGLIEGVVYDDKGNTLNDSSVGIYSSNLDFIDIARTGDKGQYQLNQIKPGTYNLIASSRGYDNFIKPQITFKKGEELNETIYLNWTKSNITLKGKVSDTNENEFVKLMLIKDNNEMTITTTDKDGNFESTLFSTGKYMVKAIPYFGGYYRSATIEQYIYIGSGENFETIDPQIAVP; encoded by the coding sequence ATGACAAGAAAAAAATTCATTTTAGGCAGCATATTATTGATAGCTGCATTTCTGATATTAACAGAAGTTGTAGCATATTGGCCATTTTTGGGCGCTCCTTTTGGAGTTTTTGGGATAAATAATACGGATCCAACAAACCATAGTGTTGGAGAACTAGCCAAAAGCGAAGGCTTTGGTTCCCCTGTGTCTGCCCAAAGCCCTTCCAGGCTAACAGAACCAGAATCAGGACAGCTGACAATCTACGGATATGTTTATGACAATATTTCAGGGGATAAGATATCTAATGCAACAATTTCTATCAGTCTCTTCATAAACGGTGGGTTAGGAGGTAGTTCTCGAGCGATCCGGAATATAAAATCAGACGATTTTGGCTTCTATTCCGTTACATTGGACAAACTGCATAATGATCCTGATCAGATCGATAGGTTTCCCTATCAGGATTACCATCTAACAACCACTCATAAGAATTTCATGTCGGCTGTAAAATATTATGGTTATGACACGTTTGAAAACAAAATAGATTTTTATCTCGAACCCGCAGGTCTCATCGAAGGAGTGGTTTATGACGATAAAGGAAACACATTAAATGATTCCAGTGTTGGGATCTACTCTTCGAACCTGGATTTTATCGACATAGCCAGGACAGGTGATAAAGGTCAATATCAGTTAAATCAAATCAAGCCGGGAACATATAACTTGATCGCATCAAGCAGGGGTTATGATAACTTCATAAAACCACAGATCACTTTTAAGAAAGGGGAAGAATTAAATGAGACTATCTATTTGAACTGGACAAAATCCAATATCACATTGAAAGGAAAAGTCAGCGATACCAATGAAAATGAATTTGTCAAACTCATGCTCATTAAAGACAATAATGAAATGACAATAACCACCACCGACAAAGACGGGAATTTTGAATCAACATTGTTCTCCACAGGAAAATATATGGTAAAAGCAATTCCATATTTTGGAGGTTATTACAGATCAGCGACGATTGAACAATACATATACATAGGTTCTGGTGAAAACTTTGAAACTATTGATCCCCAGATAGCTGTGCCGTGA